From the genome of Capsicum annuum cultivar UCD-10X-F1 chromosome 4, UCD10Xv1.1, whole genome shotgun sequence:
cctacccaacctatgttTGCCTAAACCAATCAACATATCATGATACTACCAAGTTCAAATAACGTTCATTTCAAAGTCAAACAACCAATGAATTAAACTAACTAAAATTCACCCATTAtgtcaagttttcaattctcaccccccCCCCCANNNNNNNNNNNNNNNNNNNNNNNNNNNNNNNNNNNNNNNNNNNNNNNNNNNNNNNNNNNNNNNNNNNNNNNNNNNNNNNNNNNNNNNNNNNNNNNNNNNNCAAGAACGGGCTGAACTTTGTGTCAACGATAACATAAGCTAATTTCGTCAGAAACTGCTAATGGTGGacataaattaaagagaaaaagtCATCTTACTTCTAGAACATACTGTTTTAGAGTTGGTCCTTCGACTAAGATGTGCAAGATAATACATACGCATATTAGTAGTTTCAGTTTTACCGGGACCACTTTCTCCACTAGACCAAAATTTAATATCCAAAGCAAGACCAGGAAAGAACAACTAAGAAATGGAAAGAGGATAAGATGCCTCAAATATACACCCATTTTTAAGAGTAGTCATAAgggaatacaaataaataaactctTAAGCCTATAACACGTTATGCTTGATCACATAGTTTAAAGACTATCTAGCTGAGTTAGTTATGTAAACGGATCCCCAAACAGCTCATCTAACAGATCAAGGCGAGTAATCCGCAAACATCTCATCTAACATATCAGAGAGTGTGTGGGTGCTAACAGAATCATACTATCATCCGACCTTGGTGGCCCCTGCATTGATGGCCAATATGTCATCATTATTGCCTTAGCTTGTGACTTAAGTATGGATGTCCtaaaattttccaactttccatccTCTTTGATCTTCTGAGCATAAACATTATTGCCACCATTATTTGCCTTCTTTGCTtccccaaacttcaatattttcTCTATTCCTTTGAGACCAATGTCAGCCCACATTTTATGTGGGCCAACATAATTACAGAAAACACCTATGCAGCATTTCACCAAGGACCTAAAACCAAAAGCACAAAGAAAACACTGAGAATTCAGTCAAAAGAAATATCAGACATGATTTATCCGCGAAAAGACGTTACATACTCTATCTGTTCATCATCTGCAGTACCATCAATAGCATTTGCAATTGCAACAGCAGCAATACCCATTGTTTTCATTTCAACCAACTTGCGTAGAGATTCTATTAAACCAGCAGCAAATACAGCCTGAGATTCAAACACGAACCACAAGGATACATGATTAAGGTTAAACTTCCAATTTAGTTTTATAAAACTCATATACCTAAATCAACTTTTTCTGGATCATATCACACTTCAGATGAAGTTCATCAATTGGAGGGGCTACTCTTCAGCCTTACATTGTATGAACTAAGCCAATATTTgtttacaaagaaaagaaaaacataaacacCACAGGTCAAAAGCAATTAGGCATTTGAAGAAGTATACATTTCATAACTAACATTTCCATTAATCACCAAATAGAGAAATACAAAACTATAGAAGGCTATAAATAGCCTACTACTGCTTAACAATTTAGACCATTGATGACATACCTCTGCCCATAGAGTGCTCTCACCAGTAATATATGCCATAGTGGAGCAGACTATCTTTTCCTCTAGTCTTCTATCTAGCAAGCTCAACAAGCAATGAAGGAAGCATTCTTTCTCATCCTGTGTTGCGGATATACTTGACTACGTTAGccaaaaataatatgcatgtctGTCTCAGTTAcacaattgaaataaataatacagtAATTCGTTTTCAAGCATTGAACTATTTTATCACATTGAAGGAAGGATATTGTTATAGCAGTTTAACAGGACGNNNNNNNNNNNNNNNNNNNNNNNNNNNNNNNNNNNNNNNNNNNNNNNNNNNNNNNNNNNNNNNNNNNNNNNNNNNNNNNNNNNNNNNNNNNNNNNNNNNNTGAAtttaaatagaagaaatattataaagtacaataactaaaaatttaaattgtttaaaaaatataattggctatcaacGACAccaaactctggacaaggagagtaacatatatcaTTCATAAAACAACGTATCGAAAGCTGACATAtggcattgtgggtccaatatattaaaaaataattataaaattatttaaaaataaaaataaaaaactaattattaaaaagaaattataaaatataaaaaaacaaattattaaaaaataattataaacttatttaaaaaataaaaataaaattctaaaaaattttgaaaaataaaaataaaaaatgtcattgaggatccaaattatgaaaaaataattatatatttaaaaataaaaaactgattattaaaaataaaaataaaaaatttcattgagGATCCAAACtattaaaagataattataaaattatctcaaaataaaaataaaaacctgattataaaaaagaaattataaaattttaaaaaaatgaaaataaaaaatggcattgagaatccaaattattaaaaaataattatatttaaaaaaaaaaacctaattattaagaagaaattataaaaaaaatttaaaaaatgaaaataaaactcCCCCANNNNNNNNNNNNNNNNNNNNNNNNNNNNNNNNNNNNNNNNNNNNNNNNNNNNNNNNNNNNNNNNNNNNNNNNNNNNNNNNNNNNNNNNNNNNNNNNNNNNAAAACCtgattataaaaaagaaattataaaattttaaaaaaatgaaagtaaaaaatggcattgagaatccaaattattaaaaaataattatatttttaaaaaaaaactaattattaagaagaaattataaaaaaaattttaaaaatgaaaataaaactcCCCCAGCCCCCCAGCGTTCATCTGCTTTCCTTCCCCCCCCGCCTTCattttctccccccccccccccctccccctcttTTTCTccatgaaataattttataatttctcaaACTTTACACTAACAGACATCACAATAAAAACATATTCACATTACAAGAAAAAAccttaattttcttcttcttagctTGATAATTAGTTTCCACCATATTTATATCAACAAAATAGCAGcaatggggtggggtggggtactGTGAAATGATGAAGACGCGGGGTGGGGTTAAAGACGCAGGGGTGGGGTACTGTGAAGAAGATGACATAGGTGGTTgggtgtttttttaaaaaaaaattaagaaattataataattaaaaattatattattaaaataatttaaatataaattttgtaattaatttttttggggcCCCTCAGTGGCACTTGGCATTTTTCAActgagggagtagtatttaattaaaaaggcAAAATAAACATTCATGGCATATCTgtttacccctaattaattattataagtcatataaatactcaaaagttaataatatttaataaaaaggtaaaatagatacaaaaatgacaaaataactctcgatgttttaaattaacttgacgtcttatatgagatccacttaattttttttccacggggtatttttatagtaattttgctgtGTCGCTTCTAATTAGTCGTTGTAAGTCATTTAATACATTTATACTTCGCTGCTCAATTGTGATTtaattatatcacccctaattaattattatggtcatatAAGCATTGTGCCCCTTGAAtttaaatagaagaaatattataaagtacaataactaaaaattttaattatttaaaaaatataattggctatcaacGACACCAAACTgtgaacaaggagagtaacatatattattcataaaaagtattataaattacaatagttaactatatgttttaaaaaaatatgtaaaaaaaatacgATAAATcgtaataattaacaacttaaatttttttaaaattataaatatttgattgactttcgaaattatattagtgtcacttaaattagaatagaggaaaagtattataaatcacaaaaattaaaagcttaaattatttttaaaatataattgactatcaatgccacaaaagtttgaacaacaaaagtaatgtatattattttaaaattaaataaaaaatattataaattacaataattaacaactaaaattatctaaatacatattaaaagtatgattgattttctaaattctatttgtgtcacctAAATTGAggcaaaaataacatatattgaattcGTGGTAGATCCAggatgaatcttagaatgtatatgcaattcttttttttaaaaaacttttatttaaatatatcaaaattgaaaagacAAGTTCTAATACAACACATCAaatagtgtataagaaataatgttagcataaataatatcaacattactaatacaagcattattaatgcaaacattactaatatattttattcaaaattatttttatacactctaacaaatGACTCCACATTTCAATGGAagaaacatatacaaaagcaaagttcGATAAAACTTTTACTGaagtatgttttatcgtgttctcaaaatcaaataacttaaattaatatgacagatggtaattaataattttttttatatttttcaaaacagttaaaatttaaatttaaaatattaatttaatttatcttcaaagaacaaattgacaaataaaaaagaaagagaaataaaagaaaatgacgTTTATGTCGGCTTAGTAGGGGAATACATTGCAATTTTGGGCTATTAATTACAAcccacatgtgatgtaatatgcaatgaTTAGataatcctttatttttttaacaattattctctattttacACAATATGTGTCAAGTCTTAcgtatcaattttaatctcatattttatacttaatgcATCAAATTTGagtcatatgattaaagatctaaacttcaaaatgcatcgaattttgttatttatatgagtaagtCATACATAATTATCTTATGAGATAATTTGGCTCCTTAAAAAATtactatcaagtagttaatatgttttgttattcatgttttataattggCCAAAGTCATCGaaagacactcaaacttgttgccaaaattcacttagacccctaaactatgacttgttcctatcagacccctaaacccccCGAATTTTGTTCCAATTAGGCATTTTTTTTCTATCAGCTAAAAGctaaagtgtgtgttgcacacacgctGATGTGGCAAAAACAACGTATCGAAAGCTGACATAtggcattgtgggtccaatatattaaaaaataattataaaattatttaaaaataaaaataaaaaactgattattaaaaagaaattataaaaaaacaaattattaaaaaataattataaacttatttaaaaaataaaaataaaattctaaaaaattttgaaaaataaaaataaaaaatggcattgaggatccaaattatgaaaaaataattatatatttaaaaataaaaaactgattattaaaaataaaaataaaaaatttcattgagGATCCAAACtattaaaagataattataaaattatctcaaaataaaaataaaaacctgattataaaaaagaaattataaaatttttttttttaaaaaaatggcattgagaatccaaattattaaaaaataattatatttaaaaaataaaaataaaaaactatttattaagaagaaattataaaaaaattaaaaaaatgaaaataaaactcCCCCAACCCCCCAGCGTTCATCTGCTTTCCTTCCCCCCAGCATTCATCATCTTCCTCTCCCCCCCCCTCCACGTTCCTCTTCTTCTccatgaaataattttataatttctcaaaacacacatcacaacaaaaacatattcacattacaagaaaaaaccttaattttcttcttcttagctTGATAATTAGTTTCCACCATATTGATATCAACAAAATAGCAGcaatggggtggggtggggtactgtgtatttttattaaataattaaataataattttaagaaaatagtgaaaagatgattttatctattataaaatattttaatgaaggaaaaaaagtttaaattatttatctAATGGTTGATATATATTTCACTGCTCATCAAGCTCATCACTTATCCCACACGCACATAGGGTGCAAATCTTTTTGCTTCGCAATATTTACACAGCGGGACACTATTTAAAATGCTCACAGTACTGGGAAGTTGTTTAATATTGCAACAACATATACTTCTTAACGTTTACCTGTGCAAATTAGTTGCAAGAGAGGGGATATACGCCTGCAGAAGAGCTAATCAATTAATGTAGTTCTAAATTTATAGCAAAACCTTTGTTTTTGTTAGGTTTTGCTCTTGGAGCACGCCACTGATGGGGAGGCAATGGTGCATCAAACGTAAATAGAATTTTAGTTAATATAGGATAAAGAGCCTGgataattttagaattttgtgTAACACCGAAAATAAGAGACGAACCTGTGGAACCAGTAATTGTTGCTTCAGGTTATATTGTTTAGTAGTTGCAACTGACGTTGAGCCTGATATAGGGAGGATTTTAATTAACAAGTAAATCCTTttgggttttaaaaaaaaaagatcaatagtatatacatattacatACTACTTCAAAAGTCAACAGCCAGCCAACTATATTGTTTGCTTTGCCTGGCATAACTCGAGAGGTGTTTCCTTGTAGAATAAGAGGTAGAGTGTATTTAATATCATCAGACCAGGATTACGCGTAACCAATAACAAAGTAGCCTGCACTTATAGATTAATTCAAGAAACCTGTTTCAGCTTGAGGTGATATCTCAGTAATAGTAATTGCTACCTCGAGGTTATCGTGCTTAGTAGGTGTAGCTAATGTATGAGCCTGATATAGAGAGAGTTGTAATTAGCACGGTATATCCTTTTTTGGGAAAGAGCAAACATCTATAGTATGTACATGCTACATACCTACTTTGAAAGTCGAGAAGAAGCCaactatttctttttatttccctGGTACAGTTCGGAAGGTGCTAGCTATTAGAACAAGTAGGACGGCGTATTTAATATCAGTAAATCAAGATTACGCGTAACCAATAGCAAAACAGTGTGCATTATACGTTAAGTCAACAAACCTGTTTCAGCATGAGGCGATATTTTATTAATGGTAATACCTCTCTGTTCAGTTAATCGAGGTCGAGCATTAGGTAGTGGAACAGGAGAATTAATCAGGAAGTTTTGGTGGTTGGATTTTGAGTCTTGTTCGCCGTTGCAGCAGAAGAGCCTCTTTATTATCAGGTGAGAGTTGTCCGTATAGGTCGTGCCGTCTTTTTTTGATAGCATACGATTTATCTGTTGAGTATTGTGTTAGGATCAAATCGCCTTCACACACACTAGATCTGATGAAGAGTTTCAAGAGAAAgatgaaaaagagagagagaaatatttcaTGGTAACACCCCGTAGGTAAACTCCACAGCGGGcaggctatttatattaatgatttagGGTATGTACAGTTACACAGAGAAATGAGAATAAGTGCTACAGTATGACACTCTGGCTATCTGTGTAAAGGATCTTCTCGCACTGCTTCTTGCCCAGTTCTTCCAGATAATCTGCCAGTCATATCATCTTCTTTCATGCTTCAGCTATTGCCACATACTCAGCCTCAGTAGATGAAAGAGCAACGCACTTCTGAAGCCTGGACTTCCAACTCACTGCTGTACCACCTATGGTGTAAATGTATCCGAAAGTGCTCTTGCTCAAGTCCACATATCCACCAAGATCAACATCAATAAAACCTTGCAAAATTACCTTGTCATTGCCAAAACAAAGTGAAGTACTAGATGTACCTCTCAGATATCTTAGAAGCCACTTCACAGCTTTCCAATGCTCTTTCTCGGGGTTTGCCATGTACCTGCTAACGACTCCCACTACATGTGCTATGTCAGGTCTAGTGCAGACCGTAGCATACATCAAACTCCCAACTGCAGAAGCATATGGAACAAGTGCCATGTCCTCCCGCTCCTGAGTTGTCTTTGGTGATTGCTCCTTTgataattttatgtgatttgccaATGGAGTAGTCCTGGGTTTAGCATCATTAACTCTGAATCTGGCTAGCACCTTCTCAACGTACTGCTCTTGGGATAGATTCAAAGTGCCAGCAGATCTATCTCGAGAAATCCTCATCCCAAGAATCTGCTTCACTGCACctaaatctttcatctcaaactcaGAAGACAGACTTGCCGTCAGAGAGTTTATCTCCTTCATACGGGATcctgcaatcaacatatcatccacatacaagagtaaaaatacataagaatcaGTGTATTTCTTGAAGTAGCAGCACTGATCCTTTTCACTCCTGTGGAAGCCACTCTTGCTCATAAAGGAATCAAACTTTTTATACCACTATCTAGGTGCTTGCTTCAGCCCATACAAGCTCCTATTGAGCTTGCACACCATATGTTCCTTGCCTGGAACTACAAACCCCtctggttgctgcatatagatttCCTTATCCAATTCTCCATGTAAAAATgcagtttttacatccatttgctcATGATGCAAATTCTCCGATGCAACAATACTCAATAAAATTTGAATAGTAGTTAATTTCACAACAGGAGAAAATATTTCAGCATAATCAATACCCTTGTGAATATCCTTTAACTATTAACCGAGCCTTGAACCTTCTTTTGCCATTTGGTTCTGCCTTGATTCTGAACACCCACTTGTTCAACAAAGCTCTCTTTCCTGCAGGTAACTCAGTCAACATCCACGTGTTATTATTCTCAAGTGAGTTCATCTCATCATCCATGGCTTGCTCCTACTTGATTGAATCCTCCACCTGCAGGGCCTCAGCAACAGACTCTGGTTCTCCTTTATCAGTCAGGAACAGATAATGTAATGATAGTGAATACCTGTCTGGTGCTCTAATGGTCCTGGATGATCTCCTCTAGACTTGCTCAGGTGTTGTTTGCTCCACCTCTAGTTCTTCAACGACAGTCTCTGGAGTTTATTGAGTTTCTGCTGTAACATCA
Proteins encoded in this window:
- the LOC124897812 gene encoding uncharacterized protein LOC124897812 (The sequence of the model RefSeq protein was modified relative to this genomic sequence to represent the inferred CDS: added 129 bases not found in genome assembly); this encodes MMPSMLRMFFRCYKYSSHSIISAAIRTVAQIIADDEKKIYIPEDEKECFLHCLLSLLDRRLEEKIVCSTMAYITGESTLWAEAVFAAGLIESLRKLVEMKTMGIAAVAIANAIDGTADDEQIESLVKCCIGVFCNYVGPHKMWADIGLKGIEKILKFGEAKKANNGGNNVYAQKIKEDGKLENFRTSILKSQAKAIMMTYWPSMQGPPRSDDSMILLAPTHSLIC